CGCTGCTCGTCACCGCGTTCTGGATCCTGCTGATCTCGCCGATTTCCTGGTCGCACCACTGGGTTTGGGTCGCGCCGCTGGTCGTGCTCCTGGTTTCCCGGTTGCCGAAAACCACCCCGGCGACGGCGTGGAAACGGTGGGTCGGGACGTTCCTGGTCGCGTTCGTGTTCGTCAGCTGCGTGCTGCTGATCTTGCCGAACGGCCGGAATGTCGAACTGCATTGGAAGGTGTGGCAGAACATTCTCGGCGACGCGTACATCCTGACGCCGGTGGTGCTGGCCGTCGCGCTGGCGGCGCGGTGGGGCCTGCAGCGGCGGGCTCGCCACCGGGCGGAGTCGGTCGAGTCTTCCTAGCTTCTTTGCGCTGGTCAGGGGCTTGCCGACGGTTTTTGTCGGTGGTGGTGGTTACTGTCTGGAGCGCGGTGGTTACGCGGCCGTCCGGAGCCTTGGCTCGCGGGCGGGCACGGCCCTCGTTCTGATCCGGAGCTGGTGCGGGCAGATCAACCGAATAGTGAGCTTTGTCAGTCCGCCGAACCGCCGTAGAAATCGCCCAGCGCGGTGCGGGTGTACTGGATCAGCAGCTCGGCGTGCGCGAAGTCGTCCGGAAGACATGCGCGGGCGGCAGCGAGCAACTCGTCGAACCGGTACGGCGGCGTGACGGTCTTGGCGAGCGGGTGTCGTTCGCGGAGCTGCTTCATCAGTTCGGCGAGGTAGAGCACGGCCGCGTTGGAGTCGGTGGTCCAGAGCCAGGCGAGCACGTCGCCGAAACCCGCCGGAAAGGCCAGCGGCCGGGGTGCGCCGGTGAGCATCCCGGTGGCCACTCCGGGGAGGCTCGCTTGGCGGAGAGCGTGGAGAACGGGCCGCGGGAGCGTGACAGAGTCCATCCGGCCATCCTGCTGCAGCGGGACGGTCTGGGGTGGGGTTTGGTGCGCGGGTGTTGCTTGCTTGAGGTCGCGTGGGTGCTGCTGAGGTGCGTTTCGGCAGGTGGGTTCAGCAGGGGCAGTTGTGGCTGAAGGTCGTACTGAGCAAGGCCGTGTGACTGGAGGTCGCACGGTGCTGGGCTGGGTGGCTGGTGGCCGCGCGGTGCTGGGCTGGGTGGCTGGTCGCCGCACCGCGCCGGGCTGCGTGGCTGGTCGCCGCACCGCGCCGGGCTGCGTGGCTGGAGGTCGCACGGTGCCGGGGTGTGTGGCTGGTGGCCGCACCGGGCCTCGGTGCTGCCGTGCTCGGGGTCGCCGCTCCCGTCGGGCAAGCGCAGCTGGGGTCAATCGCCTCGCCTGACCTGCCGGTGCCATGCCCACCGGCTGACCTCGCGACGTCTCCGCCCGGGGACTTGCGATCCAGTCTGCGGTGCGCTTTCAGCTGTCCCGTCCGGCTGAGCCAGCCGCTCTGGACTCGTGCCAGGTCAACCGGCCAGCTTCACCGCGCTTCTGCCGACCGGCTCCGGTGGAAACGCGGCCCACTCGAGCGTCGGCTGGCCGGTGTCCTGGGCGTGCGCTCCGTCTCGACCGGCTCTCGCCGCCCAGCCCGCCCGCGACCTGGCCCACCGGCCGCCTTCGCCGCAGGTCGCCGGTGGTCCGCCAGTTCTCGCCCAGTAACCTGGGCGGCGCTATGGACAAACGAACCGGTCTTCCCATCGTCGGCATGGTGGGCGGCGGGCAGCTCGCCCGCATGACGCAGCAGGCGGCGATTTCCCTCGGCCAGTCGCTGAAGGTGCTGGCGGCCGACGAGGGCGACGCGGCGGCCCTCGTGGCGAGCGACGTCGTCATCGGCCACCACACCGACCTCGACGCGCTGATCGACTTCGCCCGTCAGGTCGACGTCGTCACCTTCGACCACGAGCACGTGCCCGGCGAGCATCTGCTCACCCTCGCCACCGAGGGCTTCGTCGTCCGGCCCGCGCCCACCGCGCTCGGGTTCGCGCAGAACAAGCTCGTGATGCGCGAGATGATGGCCGGTCTCGGCGTGCCCGGCCCCGCCTTCGCCGAAGTGTCCACTGTGGACGACGTGGTGGCGTTCGGCGGCGAGCACGGCTGGCCGGTGGTGCTGAAGGCGTCGCGCGGCGGGTACGACGGCCGGGGTGTCTGGATGCTCGACACCGCACAGCAGGCCCGCGAGACCGTTCCCGAACTCCTCGAAGCAGGCACCGAGCTGCTGGTCGAGGAGAAGGTCGCGATGAAGCGCGAGCTGTCCGCGCTGGTCGCGCGCTCCCCGTTCGGACAGGGCGCGGCGTACCCGGTCGTCGAGACCGTGCAGTCGAACGGCATCAACACCGAGGTCCTCGCCCCGGCGCCGGAGCTGCCGGAGTCGCGCGTGCACGAGGCGCAGGAGCTGGCCCTGCGCATCGCGTCGACGCTCGACGTCACCGGCCTGCTCGCGGTCGAGCTGTTCGAGACCGAGAACGGCCTGCTGGTCAACGAACTGGCGATGCGCCCGCACAACTCCGGCCACTGGACCATGGACGGTTCGCGCACGTCGCAGTTCGAGCAGCACCTGCGCGGCGTTCTGGACTACCCGCTCGGCCGCACCGACCTGATCGCGCCGGCGTGCGTGATGGCGAACGTGCTCGGCGCGGACGTCTCGCCGCAGATGAGCCCGGACGAGCGCGTGCACCACCTGTTCGCGCGGTTCCCCGAGGTGAAG
The nucleotide sequence above comes from Amycolatopsis sp. AA4. Encoded proteins:
- a CDS encoding 5-(carboxyamino)imidazole ribonucleotide synthase → MDKRTGLPIVGMVGGGQLARMTQQAAISLGQSLKVLAADEGDAAALVASDVVIGHHTDLDALIDFARQVDVVTFDHEHVPGEHLLTLATEGFVVRPAPTALGFAQNKLVMREMMAGLGVPGPAFAEVSTVDDVVAFGGEHGWPVVLKASRGGYDGRGVWMLDTAQQARETVPELLEAGTELLVEEKVAMKRELSALVARSPFGQGAAYPVVETVQSNGINTEVLAPAPELPESRVHEAQELALRIASTLDVTGLLAVELFETENGLLVNELAMRPHNSGHWTMDGSRTSQFEQHLRGVLDYPLGRTDLIAPACVMANVLGADVSPQMSPDERVHHLFARFPEVKIHLYGKQDRPGRKLGHVNFIGDRMEDLRNRALLSAHWLSHAVWLDGYEIH